A part of Caviibacter abscessus genomic DNA contains:
- a CDS encoding ROK family transcriptional regulator, producing the protein MKENNKLRTNDYILLNAVFENGDMTALELAKKLDLTPAAISKTLKKLKQRNYIIEDEPKKGTGRGRPRNVIKINGDFKNIIGVNFGADFIDICIGTLNGEIIESRRKKFFLKTQESLVNLLISELDEYINKYKKESIIGIGLALNGVSDVKKRIAKFSPYFKWKNLKIGELLEDRYNLPVVIDNDVRAMLNAERMIGNAKNKSNVFYIYMKNGIGGAMIINGNMYYGSNSQAGEVGHFIINKHSNFVCKCGKTGCLEAEFSEKSIKLMIISEYEKSTLTSFDNNYTIKQIYEKAKDDPFIMQTVSVVSYKIGEAIGNLMNVLDIGDVIVSGDIIYSGNVFLENFQKGINSSLTYDFGSKIRVHITKLGDNVEKYGALSLIMSNLFSNLKLIK; encoded by the coding sequence ATGAAAGAAAATAATAAGTTGAGAACAAATGACTACATACTATTAAATGCTGTGTTTGAAAATGGAGATATGACAGCATTAGAACTTGCAAAAAAACTTGATTTAACACCTGCGGCTATATCTAAAACATTAAAAAAATTAAAACAAAGAAATTATATTATAGAAGATGAACCAAAAAAAGGTACAGGAAGAGGAAGACCAAGAAATGTTATTAAAATAAATGGTGATTTTAAAAATATAATTGGAGTTAATTTTGGAGCAGATTTCATAGATATTTGCATAGGTACATTAAATGGAGAAATAATAGAATCAAGAAGAAAAAAATTTTTTTTAAAAACACAAGAAAGTTTGGTTAATTTATTAATATCTGAACTTGATGAATATATAAATAAGTATAAAAAAGAAAGTATAATAGGAATAGGTTTAGCATTAAATGGAGTATCTGATGTAAAAAAAAGAATTGCTAAATTTTCACCATATTTTAAATGGAAAAATTTAAAAATAGGAGAGCTTTTAGAAGATAGGTATAATTTACCTGTTGTAATAGATAATGATGTTAGAGCAATGTTAAATGCAGAAAGAATGATAGGAAACGCCAAAAATAAGTCAAATGTATTTTATATTTATATGAAAAACGGCATTGGTGGAGCAATGATAATAAATGGTAATATGTATTATGGTTCTAATAGTCAAGCAGGAGAGGTAGGACATTTTATTATCAATAAACATTCAAATTTTGTCTGTAAATGTGGTAAGACAGGATGTCTTGAAGCAGAATTTTCTGAAAAATCAATAAAACTAATGATTATATCAGAATATGAAAAATCTACATTAACATCATTTGATAACAATTATACGATAAAACAAATATATGAAAAAGCAAAAGATGATCCTTTTATTATGCAGACTGTATCTGTGGTTTCATATAAAATTGGAGAAGCAATAGGTAATTTAATGAATGTATTAGATATTGGGGATGTAATTGTTTCAGGAGATATAATTTATTCGGGAAATGTATTTTTAGAAAATTTTCAAAAAGGTATAAACTCGTCATTGACATATGATTTTGGCAGTAAAATAAGAGTACATATAACAAAATTAGGAGATAATGTAGAAAAGTACGGAGCATTATCACTAATAATGTCTAATTTATTTTCAAATTTAAAGTTAATAAAATAA
- the mglC gene encoding galactose/methyl galactoside ABC transporter permease MglC, with product MKNQKLKNLLLDRGIYLVLIVLIFGIIAKDPTFLGIINFKNILVQSSVRMILALGVAGIIVTQGTDLSAGRQVGLAAVVAGSLLQRFGVSTKVYPSLSTPNPLLVLLLVMAIGAVIGLFNGIIVAKLNVVPFVTTMGTMTIVYGINSLYYEYIGNKPVASFDMKYSSISQFIEIGGMQIPKLVIYAIIAVIFMWILWNKTVFGKNLFAVGGNPEAAVVSGVNVVKTLILVYVLSGIMYATGGFLEAARVGSVTNNMGFMYEMDAIGACVIGGVSFSGGVGKISGVVLGVIIFTVINYGLSYIGVNPYWQYIIKGLIIIFAVAIDMLKYKKGR from the coding sequence ATGAAAAATCAAAAATTAAAAAATCTTCTACTTGATAGAGGAATATATCTGGTATTGATAGTATTAATATTTGGAATAATAGCAAAAGATCCTACATTTTTAGGTATAATAAACTTTAAAAATATATTAGTTCAATCATCAGTAAGAATGATATTAGCACTTGGTGTTGCGGGTATAATTGTTACACAGGGAACAGATTTATCAGCAGGTAGACAAGTTGGACTTGCAGCAGTTGTAGCAGGTTCATTACTTCAAAGATTTGGAGTTTCAACAAAGGTATATCCTAGTTTATCAACTCCTAATCCTTTATTGGTTCTTTTATTAGTAATGGCTATTGGAGCTGTAATTGGATTATTTAATGGTATTATAGTTGCAAAATTAAATGTTGTTCCATTTGTTACAACTATGGGAACTATGACTATTGTTTACGGAATAAATTCACTATATTATGAATATATTGGAAATAAGCCAGTTGCAAGTTTTGATATGAAATATAGTTCAATATCACAATTTATTGAAATTGGCGGTATGCAAATACCAAAATTAGTAATATATGCAATAATTGCAGTAATATTTATGTGGATACTATGGAATAAAACAGTATTTGGTAAAAACTTATTTGCTGTTGGTGGAAATCCAGAAGCTGCTGTAGTATCAGGAGTTAATGTAGTTAAAACACTAATACTTGTATATGTTTTATCAGGAATAATGTATGCTACAGGTGGATTTTTAGAGGCTGCACGTGTAGGTTCAGTTACAAATAACATGGGATTCATGTATGAAATGGATGCTATTGGAGCTTGCGTTATAGGTGGAGTATCATTTTCAGGCGGTGTTGGTAAAATTTCAGGTGTAGTTCTTGGGGTTATAATTTTCACTGTTATAAACTATGGTCTTTCATATATAGGTGTAAATCCTTACTGGCAATATATTATTAAAGGTTTAATAATAATTTTTGCAGTAGCAATAGATATGTTGAAATATAAAAAAGGTAGATAA
- a CDS encoding DHH family phosphoesterase, with protein MLKKIKEQIDNAKNIVIAGHVNPDGDAIGSAIALSKMIKQYGSSKNVKVCFNDELPEYTKELLKDINIYKEVTDDIDLLISVDTANLERLAVTKEMIEKAKKTVCIDHHISNTGYFDINYIKDISSASELIYDFLDVLNIKLSKEIAEFMYLGIINDTGNFRHSNVTSNTFRICANLLDEGINASYITQVLFSKSNKKAEIFSKAIIDKIYFEDIKFAYYYLKYEDMLKLGITKDDTDGIAEYLLTIKENDITLFLREEADHSIKGSFRSKFVNVNYIASFFGGGGHIKAAGFKTNMAVDDIIGKVRELLK; from the coding sequence ATGTTAAAAAAAATAAAAGAACAAATTGATAATGCAAAAAATATTGTAATAGCAGGACATGTAAATCCTGATGGAGATGCAATTGGAAGTGCTATAGCACTTAGTAAAATGATAAAACAATATGGTAGTAGTAAAAATGTTAAGGTTTGCTTTAATGATGAATTACCTGAATATACAAAAGAATTATTAAAAGATATTAATATTTATAAAGAAGTTACAGATGACATTGATTTATTAATATCTGTTGATACAGCAAATCTTGAAAGGCTTGCTGTAACAAAAGAAATGATAGAAAAGGCTAAAAAAACAGTGTGTATAGATCATCATATAAGTAATACTGGTTATTTTGACATTAACTATATTAAAGATATTTCTTCAGCAAGTGAATTAATTTATGATTTTTTAGATGTGTTAAATATAAAATTAAGTAAAGAAATTGCTGAATTTATGTATCTTGGCATAATAAACGACACAGGCAATTTTAGACATTCAAATGTAACAAGCAATACATTTAGGATTTGTGCAAATTTACTTGATGAGGGTATAAATGCAAGTTATATTACACAAGTTCTATTTTCAAAATCAAATAAAAAAGCTGAAATTTTTTCAAAGGCTATAATAGATAAAATTTATTTTGAGGACATTAAATTTGCCTATTACTATTTAAAATACGAAGATATGTTAAAATTAGGAATTACAAAAGATGACACAGATGGAATAGCTGAATATTTACTAACAATAAAAGAAAATGATATTACTTTATTTTTAAGAGAAGAAGCAGATCATAGTATTAAAGGAAGTTTTAGATCTAAATTTGTTAATGTAAATTATATAGCATCATTTTTTGGTGGTGGAGGGCATATAAAAGCGGCAGGTTTCAAAACAAATATGGCAGTAGACGATATAATTGGAAAGGTAAGGGAATTATTGAAATGA
- the lepB gene encoding signal peptidase I, translating into MFLWILFYIITAIAIILFFVNEKFVTNNINKVSDFIYEKVNMEKSINDNIIKGINILSALSILAVYLFFMDKTKSEVIPIKFYALHFIVIVNILGFLFNKYKEYLFLLNFVMFIAAVGLVGIDDIYFKYTMLATLFVIVISLFLEKDKFKESLRKLLNGLFLILLASIIQLHYLGNYIIPTQSMEPTIQVQDRIFSNNILYKFKSPMLNDIISFSEPLDNKVMYTKRITGVAGTVFKIENDRVYSDNKLINDRYYSLGTSSVYSMLNQSIYIPKKGDEVSISKIVSVNISDGTLQLIEPKEFIEIAKGLDYKRLIGLYNSNNYESKYRYTFLLQAKGHNEMMLPIMDFKYDKDLFDKLLNGGSVTLTDDYYMAMGDNTDNSQDSRYFGYVKKSRIKGKLFFRWFPINRAGLVKDEK; encoded by the coding sequence ATGTTTTTATGGATATTATTTTATATAATTACAGCGATTGCTATAATATTATTCTTTGTTAATGAAAAATTTGTTACAAACAATATAAATAAAGTATCTGATTTTATATATGAAAAAGTTAATATGGAAAAATCAATTAATGATAATATTATTAAAGGAATAAATATACTGTCAGCACTTTCTATACTTGCCGTATACTTATTTTTTATGGATAAAACTAAAAGTGAAGTTATACCTATAAAGTTTTACGCATTGCATTTTATTGTTATTGTTAATATATTAGGATTTTTATTTAATAAATATAAAGAATATTTATTTTTATTAAATTTTGTTATGTTTATAGCAGCAGTAGGATTAGTTGGTATAGATGATATATATTTCAAATATACTATGCTTGCGACATTATTTGTGATAGTAATTTCGTTATTTCTTGAAAAAGATAAGTTTAAGGAAAGTTTAAGAAAATTATTAAATGGATTATTCCTTATTTTACTTGCTTCAATAATACAACTTCATTATTTAGGAAATTATATTATACCTACTCAATCAATGGAACCTACTATACAAGTGCAAGATAGAATATTTTCTAATAATATTTTATATAAATTTAAAAGTCCTATGCTAAATGATATAATCTCATTTAGTGAACCACTTGATAATAAAGTAATGTATACAAAAAGAATAACAGGTGTAGCAGGAACTGTATTTAAAATTGAAAATGACAGAGTATACAGTGATAATAAACTTATAAATGACAGATATTATTCTCTTGGAACAAGTTCTGTTTATAGTATGTTAAATCAAAGTATATACATACCTAAAAAAGGTGATGAAGTAAGTATAAGTAAAATAGTTTCAGTAAATATATCAGATGGGACACTACAATTAATAGAACCTAAAGAATTTATTGAAATTGCAAAAGGGCTTGATTATAAAAGATTGATAGGTCTTTATAATTCAAACAATTATGAAAGTAAATATAGATATACATTCTTACTACAAGCCAAAGGGCATAATGAAATGATGCTTCCCATAATGGATTTTAAATATGATAAAGATTTATTTGATAAATTATTAAATGGAGGTTCAGTTACATTAACAGACGATTATTATATGGCTATGGGAGATAATACAGACAATAGTCAAGATTCAAGATATTTTGGTTATGTAAAAAAATCAAGAATAAAAGGAAAACTATTTTTCAGATGGTTTCCTATAAATAGAGCTGGATTAGTAAAAGATGAAAAATAA
- a CDS encoding TrmB family transcriptional regulator, giving the protein MDVIEKLKKIGFSLAEAQIYMELLKNPGLNGTQISKVTQLPRTTAYQALDSLSSKGIINLIPTQTDKRNYIPVNPKDIINDIKKEYENILANIGLELEMIYKPSNFFEVYNINGRLNLIYKMQDMISGAKSNIVVVGLTELDLLPKTQINMQIEDSDNEFIVLVDDSEILIGNINDNYANGIYTKNMYVVSQYLRRRNDK; this is encoded by the coding sequence ATGGATGTAATTGAAAAATTAAAAAAAATAGGATTTAGTTTAGCAGAAGCACAAATATATATGGAATTGCTTAAAAATCCAGGTTTAAATGGTACTCAAATATCTAAAGTTACACAATTGCCAAGAACCACCGCTTATCAGGCACTAGATAGTTTAAGTAGCAAAGGAATAATAAATCTTATTCCAACACAAACGGATAAAAGAAATTATATACCTGTAAATCCTAAAGATATAATTAATGATATAAAAAAAGAATATGAAAATATACTTGCAAATATTGGTTTAGAACTTGAAATGATATATAAACCAAGTAATTTCTTTGAAGTGTATAATATAAACGGAAGACTTAATTTAATATATAAAATGCAGGATATGATAAGTGGTGCAAAGTCAAACATAGTTGTTGTTGGGCTTACAGAACTTGATTTATTGCCAAAAACTCAAATAAATATGCAGATTGAAGATAGTGATAACGAATTTATCGTTTTGGTAGATGATAGTGAAATTTTAATTGGAAATATAAATGATAATTACGCAAATGGAATATATACTAAAAATATGTATGTAGTATCACAATATTTAAGAAGAAGGAATGATAAATGA
- the mglA gene encoding galactose/methyl galactoside ABC transporter ATP-binding protein MglA, protein MTKYVLEMENISKEFPGVKALQNVQLKIKPNSVHALMGENGAGKSTLMKCLFGIYIKDTGTIKLEGQEIAFINSKDALEHGVSMVHQELNQVVQRNVMDNIWLGRYPKKYGLVDEDKMYKDTLEIFKKLDIKIDPREKVENLSVSQMQMLEIAKAVSYNSKVLILDEPTSSLTENEVGHLFRIIKQLQGNGVGIVYISHKMEEIKAICDEITILRDGQWITTRTVADLSTDEIINLMVGRELTNRFPAKDNVPKDVIMEIKNLNSKVLKDINFDLKKGEILGIAGLVGSKRTEIVETIFGVLPKDEGQIILHGNEINIEEPKDAIKNGIALITEDRRRTGLFSMLDIKFNSIISNVRAYKTKYGLLNDALITDETKWVIDSMKVKTPSQKTNIGNLSGGNQQKVIIGRWLLTQPEVLLMDEPTRGIDVGAKYEIYQLMINLAKNDKGVIMISSEMPELLGVTDRILVMSNGRVAGIVDTKTTSQEEILRLTAMYL, encoded by the coding sequence ATGACAAAATATGTGCTGGAAATGGAAAATATATCAAAAGAATTTCCCGGAGTTAAGGCATTACAAAATGTTCAACTTAAAATAAAGCCAAACAGTGTTCATGCACTTATGGGTGAAAATGGTGCTGGTAAATCAACTCTTATGAAATGCTTATTCGGAATATATATAAAAGATACGGGAACAATTAAATTAGAAGGGCAAGAAATAGCTTTTATAAATTCAAAAGATGCTTTAGAACACGGAGTTTCTATGGTTCATCAAGAACTAAATCAAGTTGTTCAAAGAAATGTTATGGATAATATCTGGCTTGGTAGATATCCTAAAAAATATGGATTAGTTGATGAAGATAAAATGTATAAAGATACTTTAGAGATTTTCAAAAAGTTGGATATAAAAATAGATCCTAGAGAAAAAGTTGAAAATTTAAGTGTATCTCAAATGCAAATGCTAGAAATAGCAAAAGCTGTGTCATATAATTCTAAAGTTTTAATTCTTGATGAACCAACATCTTCTTTAACTGAAAATGAAGTAGGGCATTTATTTAGAATAATAAAACAGCTGCAAGGAAATGGAGTAGGAATTGTATATATTTCACATAAAATGGAAGAAATAAAAGCGATTTGTGATGAAATAACTATTTTAAGAGATGGTCAATGGATAACAACAAGAACAGTGGCAGACTTATCAACAGATGAAATAATAAATTTAATGGTAGGTAGAGAACTTACTAATAGATTTCCAGCAAAAGATAATGTGCCAAAAGATGTTATCATGGAAATAAAAAATCTAAATTCAAAAGTATTAAAAGATATTAATTTTGATTTGAAAAAAGGTGAAATACTTGGTATAGCAGGATTGGTAGGTTCAAAAAGAACTGAAATAGTTGAAACTATATTTGGAGTTTTACCTAAAGATGAAGGACAAATAATATTACATGGTAATGAAATAAATATAGAAGAGCCTAAAGATGCTATAAAAAATGGAATAGCACTAATAACGGAAGACAGAAGAAGAACAGGTTTATTTTCAATGTTGGATATTAAATTTAATTCAATAATATCTAATGTAAGAGCATATAAAACAAAATATGGACTTTTAAATGATGCTTTAATAACAGATGAAACTAAATGGGTTATAGATAGTATGAAAGTTAAAACGCCATCTCAAAAAACAAATATAGGTAACTTATCTGGTGGGAATCAGCAAAAAGTAATTATTGGAAGATGGCTTTTAACTCAACCTGAGGTTCTTCTTATGGACGAACCTACAAGAGGTATAGATGTTGGAGCAAAATATGAAATATATCAACTTATGATAAATCTTGCAAAAAATGATAAGGGTGTAATAATGATATCATCAGAAATGCCTGAATTATTAGGAGTTACAGATAGAATTTTAGTAATGAGTAACGGTAGAGTTGCCGGAATTGTTGATACAAAAACAACATCACAAGAAGAAATATTAAGATTAACAGCAATGTATCTATAA
- a CDS encoding deoxyguanosinetriphosphate triphosphohydrolase produces MRMNWKDLLSTESQRTRSSVKASDIRDDFEKDFHRIVSSPSFRRLQDKTQAFPLEENDFVRTRLTHSIEVSSFAKALATSIGNRIIGEKLDEDFGYNELNFIVSILSSAALMHDMGNPPFGHFGEDSIRSWFKNNVSKIEVIDFYGNKVKLNKLLNEQMLQDFYNFEGNAQTLRIVSKLHFIVDEYGMNLTYGLLNTIIKYPISSLEIDKSKNDSRYKKMGYYFAEKELFGKIVSSTKCYNKKNPLTYLLEAADDIAYATADIEDGFKKKHISFQNFEEKLAEFGFKKGNVYYDRFYKYYEDANKKDVYDKKEYAVQRWIISIQGLIINDVVNTFIDNYEKIMNGELEQDLFYYAPCNNLVKMLKNMAKVYVFDSKIISKTEISANTIIHSLLDSFIPAIVNYDTLYDTNDSLFKRYRIILSDSHQYIYKIYAKKYENENKNRVEEENIYNYKLYLRLLLVTDFISGMTDNYSKTLYQELKSIK; encoded by the coding sequence ATGAGAATGAATTGGAAAGACTTACTTTCAACAGAAAGTCAAAGAACTAGAAGTAGCGTAAAAGCATCAGATATTAGAGATGATTTTGAAAAAGATTTTCATAGAATAGTAAGTAGTCCATCTTTTAGAAGACTACAAGATAAAACTCAAGCTTTTCCACTGGAAGAAAATGATTTTGTAAGAACAAGATTAACGCATTCAATAGAGGTTTCATCTTTTGCCAAGGCATTAGCAACTTCGATTGGAAATAGAATAATAGGTGAAAAATTAGATGAAGATTTTGGTTATAATGAACTTAATTTTATTGTATCAATACTTTCTTCTGCTGCATTAATGCATGACATGGGAAATCCTCCTTTTGGACATTTTGGAGAAGATAGTATTAGAAGTTGGTTTAAAAATAATGTTAGTAAAATAGAAGTTATAGATTTTTATGGAAATAAAGTGAAACTAAATAAATTATTAAATGAGCAAATGTTACAAGATTTTTATAACTTTGAAGGTAATGCACAAACTTTAAGAATAGTTTCAAAACTTCATTTTATAGTTGATGAATATGGAATGAATTTAACATATGGGCTTCTTAATACAATAATAAAGTATCCTATTTCATCACTTGAAATTGATAAAAGTAAAAATGATAGTAGATACAAAAAAATGGGTTATTATTTTGCTGAAAAAGAATTATTCGGTAAAATAGTTTCAAGTACTAAGTGTTATAATAAAAAAAATCCTCTTACATATTTACTTGAAGCAGCAGATGACATTGCTTATGCAACTGCTGATATTGAAGATGGATTTAAGAAAAAACATATAAGTTTTCAGAATTTTGAAGAAAAATTAGCAGAATTTGGTTTTAAAAAAGGAAATGTGTACTATGACAGATTTTATAAATACTATGAAGATGCTAATAAAAAGGATGTTTACGATAAAAAAGAATATGCTGTTCAAAGATGGATAATATCTATACAAGGTCTAATTATTAATGATGTTGTAAATACTTTTATTGATAATTATGAAAAAATAATGAATGGGGAATTGGAACAAGATTTATTTTATTATGCACCTTGTAATAATTTAGTTAAAATGTTAAAAAATATGGCTAAAGTATATGTGTTTGACTCAAAGATAATAAGTAAAACTGAAATATCGGCAAATACAATTATACATTCTTTGCTTGATAGTTTTATACCAGCTATCGTAAATTATGATACTTTATATGATACAAATGATTCTTTATTTAAAAGATACAGAATAATACTATCTGATAGTCATCAGTATATTTATAAAATATATGCAAAAAAATATGAAAATGAAAATAAAAATAGAGTTGAAGAAGAAAATATATATAATTATAAGCTATATTTAAGACTTCTTTTAGTAACTGATTTTATATCTGGAATGACTGATAATTATAGTAAAACTTTATATCAGGAATTAAAATCTATAAAATAA
- a CDS encoding site-2 protease family protein, producing the protein MKIIITVIILGIVILLHELGHFLTAKYFGLNIREFSIGMGPKIWSYGIYKLRLLPLGGYVSIEDEEFDKITNLKKLIILKAGIFMNILTCFICMGLLNISKVFVNFYNLIYLTFKGLILIFSKGASMSDFVGPVGLPILVGNIVNNAGYYKGIIVFTAIISLNLAIMNLLPIPALDGGRILFTLLNMLGLKISKNVEQIVHLIGMIILLIFMIALIYNDIFKYVSGGM; encoded by the coding sequence ATGAAAATTATAATAACAGTTATAATACTTGGAATAGTAATTTTATTACATGAATTAGGGCATTTTTTGACAGCAAAATATTTTGGTTTAAATATTAGAGAATTTTCAATTGGAATGGGGCCTAAAATTTGGTCTTATGGTATATATAAATTGAGATTATTGCCTTTGGGTGGTTATGTTAGTATTGAAGATGAAGAATTTGATAAAATTACAAATTTAAAAAAGTTAATAATATTAAAAGCGGGTATATTTATGAATATTCTTACTTGTTTTATATGTATGGGTCTTTTAAATATATCAAAAGTATTTGTTAATTTTTATAACTTAATTTATTTAACTTTTAAAGGATTAATATTAATATTTTCAAAAGGTGCATCAATGTCTGATTTTGTAGGTCCTGTAGGGCTTCCTATTTTAGTTGGTAATATTGTAAATAATGCAGGTTATTATAAAGGAATAATAGTTTTTACAGCAATAATATCACTTAATTTAGCAATAATGAATTTACTTCCTATACCGGCACTTGACGGAGGTAGAATACTTTTTACCTTATTAAATATGTTGGGATTAAAAATAAGTAAAAATGTTGAGCAAATTGTTCATTTGATAGGAATGATTATATTATTAATATTTATGATTGCTTTGATTTATAATGATATATTCAAATATGTGTCAGGTGGTATGTGA
- the mglB gene encoding galactose/glucose ABC transporter substrate-binding protein MglB, translated as MKKILVFLVSLLFVFACGKKADTTAAEGKKIKIGVTIYKYDDNFMATFRDDLVKFAAEHPNVELALNDSQNQQSIQNDQIDTLISKGVDVLAINLVDPSAGPTIIEKAKAANIPIVLFNKDPGIEALKLYDKAYYVGNNPEQSGEFQGELVAKHWKANPKLDLNGDGIIQYAMLKGEPGHPDAEARTEYVIKKLNELGYKTEKVFEDTALWDAAQAKDKVDAWLSSPKGNAVEVILSNNDGMALGALEATKAHNKKLPIYGVDALQEVLLLIETQEILGTVLNDGKNQAKATLDLAINLANGKDAVEGTEWKLVDKSVRVPYVGVDIDNYKEYKK; from the coding sequence ATGAAAAAAATTTTAGTTTTCTTAGTATCATTACTATTTGTATTTGCTTGTGGAAAAAAAGCTGATACTACAGCCGCTGAAGGTAAAAAAATCAAAATAGGTGTAACTATTTACAAATATGATGATAACTTCATGGCAACATTTAGAGATGATTTAGTAAAATTTGCAGCAGAACATCCAAATGTTGAATTAGCATTAAATGACTCACAAAATCAACAATCAATTCAAAATGATCAAATTGATACGCTAATATCAAAAGGTGTAGATGTTTTAGCAATAAATTTAGTTGATCCATCAGCAGGTCCTACTATAATTGAAAAAGCAAAAGCAGCCAACATACCTATCGTATTATTTAACAAAGATCCAGGTATAGAAGCTTTAAAATTATATGATAAAGCATATTATGTAGGAAATAATCCTGAACAATCTGGAGAATTTCAAGGTGAATTAGTAGCTAAACACTGGAAAGCAAATCCTAAATTAGATTTAAATGGAGACGGAATAATTCAATATGCAATGCTTAAGGGAGAACCTGGACATCCAGATGCAGAAGCAAGAACAGAATATGTTATTAAAAAATTAAATGAATTAGGATATAAGACTGAAAAAGTATTTGAAGATACAGCTTTATGGGATGCAGCTCAAGCTAAAGATAAAGTTGATGCTTGGTTATCTTCTCCTAAAGGAAATGCAGTAGAAGTTATACTTTCTAATAATGATGGTATGGCATTAGGTGCATTAGAAGCAACAAAAGCACACAATAAAAAATTACCTATATATGGTGTTGACGCTCTTCAAGAAGTTTTATTATTAATTGAAACTCAAGAAATTTTAGGAACAGTATTAAATGATGGTAAAAATCAAGCTAAAGCAACTCTTGATTTAGCAATAAATCTTGCAAATGGTAAAGATGCAGTAGAAGGAACTGAATGGAAATTAGTAGATAAATCTGTAAGAGTACCTTATGTTGGTGTAGATATTGATAATTATAAAGAATATAAAAAATAA
- a CDS encoding GNAT family N-acetyltransferase, protein MKNNFITDIHNMVFNNKVTNKYFDDLQNIYNIYSINDEAYLVLIDSIDVYEIFEIAVHPLFRRKGYASELINQIPNDKDIFLEVNETNSAAISFYLKNGFKIISKRKNYYGKNSAIIMKRNKN, encoded by the coding sequence ATGAAAAATAATTTTATTACTGATATACATAATATGGTATTTAATAATAAAGTTACAAATAAATATTTTGATGATTTACAAAATATATATAATATTTACTCTATAAATGACGAGGCATATTTAGTTTTAATAGACAGTATAGATGTTTATGAAATATTTGAGATAGCTGTACACCCGTTATTTAGGAGAAAAGGGTATGCCAGTGAATTGATTAACCAAATTCCTAATGATAAAGATATTTTTTTAGAAGTAAACGAAACAAATAGTGCTGCAATAAGTTTTTATTTGAAAAATGGCTTTAAAATTATATCAAAACGTAAAAATTATTATGGAAAAAATAGTGCTATAATCATGAAAAGAAATAAAAATTAA